A single Carcharodon carcharias isolate sCarCar2 chromosome 39 unlocalized genomic scaffold, sCarCar2.pri SUPER_39_unloc_1, whole genome shotgun sequence DNA region contains:
- the LOC121274876 gene encoding histone H2AX — MSGRGKTGGKARSKARSRSSRAGLQFPVGRVHRLLRKGNYAERVGAGAPVYLAAVLEYLTAEILELAGNAARDNKKTRIIPRHLQLAVRNDEELNKLLGGVTIAQGGVLPNIQAVLLPKKTGASAAAKTK; from the coding sequence ATGTCTGGAAGAGGAAAGACCGGTGGGAAAGCTCGGTCCAAGGCCAGGTCTCGCTCCTCCCGGGCCGGACTGCAGTTCCCGGTGGGCCGCGTTCACAGGCTGCTGAGGAAGGGTAACTACGCTGAGCGTGTGGGTGCCGGAGCCCCAGTCTATCTGGCCGCCGTGCTGGAGTACCTGACGGCTGAAATCCTCGAGCTGGCCGGCAACGCGGCCCGGGACAACAAGAAGACCCGCATCATCCCCAGGCACCTGCAGCTGGCCGTCCGCAATGAcgaggagctcaacaagctgctgggagggGTGACCATCGCTCAGGGCGGGGTGCTGCCTAATATCCAGGCCgtgctgctgcccaagaaaaccGGCGCCTCTGCAGCCGCCAAGACCAAGTGA
- the LOC121274887 gene encoding histone H4, with amino-acid sequence MSGRGKGGKGLGKGGAKRHRKVLRDNIQGITKPAIRRLARRGGVKRISGLIYEETRGVLKVFLENVIRDAVTYTEHAKRKTVTAMDVVYALKRQGRTLYGFGG; translated from the coding sequence ATGTCTGGCAGGGGTAAAGGAGGCAAAGGACTGGGGAAAGGCGGAGCAAAGCGGCATCGCAAAGTGCTTCGCGATAACATCCAGGGCATCACCAAACCGGCCATCCGCCGCCTGGCTCGCCGTGGCGGTGTCAAGCGCATTTCGGGCCTGATCTACGAGGAGACCCGCGGGGTGCTGAAGGTTTTCCTGGAGAATGTGATCAGGGATGCTGTCACCTACACCGAGCACGCCAAGCGGAAGACAGTCACCGCCATGGATGTGGTGTACGCTCTGAAACGCCAAGGCCGCACTCTCTATGGATTCGGCGGCTGA
- the LOC121274920 gene encoding histone H1.4-like, translating to MTDTADAETAPPAAPAAQVKTPKKKKKAAPRSGAAGPKLGEQILKVVADCSDRKGMSLPAIKKALRGKGLDVDKLGSQIKQSIKRNVKNGFLVQVKGTGASGSFKVPKNTAPGKVGKKAKAAAGKKSPVKKAAATKVTAKKAAAKKTPKAAAKKSPAKKAAAKKTAKKSATPKKPVKKAAPKKKSPAKKVTVVKKVAKARAKPKTR from the exons ATGACCGACACCGCAGACGCCGAAACGGCTCCTCCAGCCGCTCCCGCCGCCCAGGTCAAGACTCCCAAGAAGAAGAAGAAGGCGGCTCCCCGGAGCGGAGCAGCCGGTCCCAAGCTGGGCGAGCAGATCCTCAAGGTTGTGGCGGATTGCAGCGATCGCAAGGGGATGTCGCTGCCCGCCATCAAGAAGGCGCTGCGCGGCAAAGGGCTGGATGTGGATAAACTCGGCTCCCAGATCAAGCAAAGCATCAAGAGGAATGTGAAGAATGGCTTCCTGGTTCAGGTCAAGGGCACGGGCGCCTCGGGATCCTTCAAAGTCCCTAAGAACACAGCCCCGGGGAAAGTGGGGAAGAAGGCGAAGGCAGCAGCTGGCAAGAAATCTCCAGTGAAGAAAGCGGCAGCCACGAAGGTGACGGCAAAGAAAGCAGCGGCCAAGAAAACTCCA AAAGCAGCAGCCAAGAAATCCCCAGCCAAGAAAGCAGCAGCCAAGAAAACAGCCAAGAAGTCGGCAACTCCAAAAAAGCCGGTGAAGAAAGCAGCCCCCAAGAAAAAATCTCCTGCTAAGAAGGTGACGGTCGTCAAAAAAGTGGCGAAAGCGAGGGCAAAGCCCAAAACGAGATAA